GAtgcatggtttttttttttttgttctttcgcAGTTTTGAAGATGACTGAAATGGACATTGATTTGAGATTCTTACTTTATTGCATGTCAATATGGTAATATTAAGAATTTTGGCAATTTATATATGCAAAATTATCAGTTTTTTTGTATATTATTAGGTCTAAATAATGTGAGTTATTTTTTATGCATTTGATGGCAGAgataaaaccaaaaccaaaaggtATTTATACACAAAAATTCAACCTTCATTTGACCATTTTCATACCATAACAAAATATAGAAATGGATCAAAACCATATATTGTTTAGAACAAACACAAAGAAAACAATACTACCGTTTAGTTGAAGCTGTCACAAAGAAACATCCAAAACCCAAATCCCTTATTGAATTAAAAAAGTAAAAGATAACACAAATGAATATTCATAGTTTACCAAACACAAAATttagaaatccaaaataatatgcAAGTAAAAGaaggaaatataaaaaaaatatctttGAACAAAGCAATGAGTAGGAAAGAAAGATTGTTGATTACGATTATTTTTCCACCTTAGGAATCAACAATTTGGTTGTTAATCCAGCTTTGTCTTTGTAAACACGGGGTGAATTAGGTTTTGTTGACGATTCATAAACGTCATCATCAAGATCATAAATATCTACGAGCTTACGTTTGACACTTGTAGGTGGAGAATTGAGGTTGTTGGTGCCTGTTACTGATGATGGACTTGTAGTATTACCAGATGGAATATTTGACACAGGAGTATTATCAGCAGTGTGGGAAATAACATCCTAAAATTAAAAAGGATAAAATATGATAAATTATCAATGAAAATGAT
The genomic region above belongs to Lactuca sativa cultivar Salinas chromosome 4, Lsat_Salinas_v11, whole genome shotgun sequence and contains:
- the LOC128133957 gene encoding uncharacterized protein LOC128133957, whose protein sequence is MDNDSVNVIGSEFASQDTVGCKDVISHTADNTPVSNIPSGNTTSPSSVTGTNNLNSPPTSVKRKLVDIYDLDDDVYESSTKPNSPRVYKDKAGLTTKLLIPKVEK